A stretch of the Archangium violaceum genome encodes the following:
- the purB gene encoding adenylosuccinate lyase — MIPRYSRKEMSSLWTDVARLRRWRDVELAALEGMVEHGIAPREALQDCLSRAGDFTEADAARIEEIERTTKHDVIAFLTFMEERIGPSARWLHLGMTSSDVLDTSLGMSLRDAADLILQGVGRAMAAVEKRAFEHKRTVMMGRSHGIHAEPITFGHKLAIWYDELRRAEARILRAREVIAVGKISGAVGTFAHLPPTVEVYACKKLGLTPAPASSQIVQRDRHAEFFSALALLGASIEKFAVEIRHLQRTEVREAEEPFTAGQKGSSAMPHKRNPILSENLTGLARLLRGYALSALEDVALWHERDISHSSVERVIGPDATIVADFMLHRFSGLMENLRVYPEQMQKNLDLLGGVVNSQRLLLELARKGMDRQAAYVIVQRNAMRMFEQGVSFRKSLLEDADLLEVMTPAEIEDCFSAGYHIKHVDDIFQRVFGRSE; from the coding sequence GTGATTCCGCGTTATAGCCGCAAGGAAATGTCTTCCCTCTGGACCGACGTGGCCCGTCTGCGCCGCTGGCGCGACGTGGAACTGGCCGCGCTGGAGGGCATGGTGGAGCACGGCATCGCGCCGCGCGAGGCGCTTCAGGACTGCCTCTCCCGCGCCGGTGACTTCACCGAGGCCGATGCCGCCCGCATCGAGGAGATCGAGCGCACCACCAAGCACGACGTCATCGCGTTCCTCACCTTCATGGAGGAGCGCATCGGGCCGAGCGCGCGCTGGCTTCACCTGGGTATGACGTCCTCGGACGTGCTGGACACCTCGCTGGGCATGTCGCTGCGCGACGCGGCGGACCTCATCCTCCAGGGCGTGGGCCGTGCCATGGCCGCGGTGGAGAAGCGCGCCTTCGAGCACAAGCGCACCGTGATGATGGGCCGCAGCCACGGCATCCACGCCGAGCCCATCACCTTCGGGCACAAGCTGGCCATCTGGTACGACGAGCTGCGCCGCGCCGAGGCCCGCATCCTCCGCGCTCGCGAGGTCATCGCCGTGGGCAAGATCTCCGGCGCGGTGGGCACGTTCGCGCACCTGCCTCCCACGGTGGAGGTGTACGCCTGCAAGAAGCTGGGCCTTACGCCCGCGCCAGCCTCCAGCCAGATCGTCCAGCGTGACCGGCATGCCGAGTTCTTCTCCGCGCTGGCGCTGCTGGGCGCGAGCATCGAGAAGTTCGCCGTGGAGATCCGCCACCTGCAGCGCACCGAGGTGCGCGAGGCCGAGGAGCCCTTCACCGCGGGCCAGAAGGGCTCGAGCGCGATGCCGCACAAGCGCAACCCCATCCTCTCGGAGAACCTGACGGGCCTGGCGCGGCTGCTGCGCGGCTACGCGTTGAGCGCCCTGGAGGACGTGGCGCTCTGGCACGAGCGGGATATCTCCCACTCGTCGGTGGAGCGGGTGATCGGTCCGGACGCCACCATCGTCGCCGACTTCATGCTCCACCGCTTCTCCGGGCTGATGGAGAACCTGCGCGTCTACCCCGAGCAGATGCAGAAGAACCTGGATCTGCTCGGCGGGGTGGTGAACTCGCAGCGCCTCCTGCTGGAGCTGGCTCGCAAGGGCATGGACCGCCAGGCCGCGTACGTCATCGTCCAGCGCAACGCCATGCGCATGTTCGAGCAGGGCGTGTCCTTCCGGAAGTCGCTGCTCGAGGACGCGGATCTTCTCGAGGTGATGACGCCCGCGGAGATCGAGGACTGCTTCTCGGCCGGCTACCACATCAAGCACGTGGACGACATCTTCCAGCGCGTGTTCGGCCGCAGCGAGTAG
- a CDS encoding phosphoribosylaminoimidazolesuccinocarboxamide synthase, producing the protein MNTSALHAQLPHTLRQVNLPTLGQHYQGKVRDTYRQGDRLILVTSDRLSAFDHVLTTIPFKGEVLNRLTTFWFERTKHIVPNHVLDVPDANVTVARACQPFAVEVVVRGYLTGSLWRDYQKGTHTAYGVPFPDGMRKDEAFPAPIITPSTKEQYGKHDEPISEKEILARNLASARDWARITEAARGLFLEGQKWARTRGLILVDTKYEFGKVGDELYVIDEIHTPDSSRYWVADEYEARFAKGEDQRMLDKENIRQWLIRERGFQGHGTPPAIPDDVRVSLAEKYLAAYEQITGTPLALEVGDVHARIEKNLKARGYL; encoded by the coding sequence GTGAACACCTCCGCACTCCACGCGCAGCTTCCGCATACGCTCCGGCAGGTGAACCTGCCGACCCTGGGCCAGCACTACCAGGGGAAGGTCCGTGACACCTACCGCCAGGGAGACCGGCTCATCCTGGTCACCTCGGACAGGTTGTCGGCCTTCGATCATGTGCTGACCACCATCCCCTTCAAGGGCGAGGTGCTCAACCGGCTGACGACGTTCTGGTTCGAGCGCACGAAGCACATCGTCCCCAACCACGTGCTGGACGTACCGGACGCGAACGTGACGGTGGCACGAGCCTGCCAGCCCTTCGCGGTGGAGGTGGTGGTACGCGGGTACCTGACGGGCAGCCTGTGGCGCGACTACCAGAAGGGGACGCACACCGCCTACGGGGTGCCCTTCCCGGACGGGATGCGCAAGGACGAGGCCTTCCCCGCGCCCATCATCACCCCGTCCACCAAGGAGCAGTACGGCAAGCACGACGAGCCCATCTCCGAGAAGGAGATCCTGGCGAGGAACCTGGCGAGCGCGCGCGACTGGGCCCGCATCACCGAGGCGGCCCGGGGGCTGTTCCTCGAGGGCCAGAAGTGGGCGCGCACGCGCGGGCTGATCCTCGTGGATACGAAGTACGAGTTCGGCAAGGTGGGCGACGAGCTGTACGTGATCGATGAAATCCACACGCCGGACTCGAGCCGCTACTGGGTGGCGGACGAGTACGAGGCGCGCTTCGCGAAGGGCGAGGATCAGCGGATGCTGGACAAGGAGAACATCCGCCAGTGGCTGATCCGCGAGCGGGGCTTCCAGGGCCACGGCACGCCGCCGGCGATTCCGGACGACGTGCGCGTGTCGCTGGCGGAGAAGTACCTGGCGGCCTACGAGCAGATCACGGGCACGCCGCTGGCGCTGGAAGTGGGAGACGTGCACGCGCGCATCGAGAAGAACCTGAAGGCGCGCGGCTATCTCTAG
- a CDS encoding RNA methyltransferase — protein sequence MLTAGNMTVILHQTRSPENLGSVARVMANFGFSRLILSDPRTYAFRGAERLAVKGDAVLEAMAVAQSLPEALKDCVYAVGTTSRTQIEGRTALTPEEAVARLAEQSRRGRVALVLGGEQRGLSNEELAFCTDLLVIPTSEVQPSMNLAQAAAVLLYLCSREGRKPAEEVAPPLAPEQQGARMGTVRALGDRMRQVMLEAQFLNPQAPDHILRELERSLLRAELTQREAELWLTAFKHLGRAMGGSKGTPGKGAPSRGTDPNG from the coding sequence ATGCTCACGGCCGGAAACATGACCGTCATCCTCCACCAGACACGATCACCCGAGAACCTCGGCTCGGTGGCCCGGGTGATGGCCAATTTCGGCTTTTCGCGCCTCATCCTCTCAGATCCCAGGACGTACGCCTTCCGAGGCGCCGAGCGGCTGGCCGTCAAAGGGGACGCCGTGCTGGAGGCCATGGCCGTGGCCCAGAGCCTTCCCGAGGCCCTCAAGGATTGCGTGTACGCGGTTGGCACCACCTCTCGCACCCAGATCGAGGGGCGCACGGCCCTCACCCCGGAGGAGGCGGTGGCGCGGCTGGCCGAGCAGAGCCGGCGGGGGAGGGTGGCGCTGGTGCTCGGCGGTGAACAGCGGGGCCTGTCCAACGAGGAGCTGGCGTTCTGCACGGATCTGCTCGTCATCCCCACGAGCGAGGTGCAGCCGTCGATGAACCTGGCGCAGGCGGCGGCGGTGCTGCTCTACCTGTGCTCGCGCGAGGGCCGGAAGCCCGCGGAGGAGGTGGCACCGCCGCTCGCGCCGGAGCAGCAGGGCGCGAGGATGGGGACGGTGCGCGCGCTGGGCGATCGGATGCGCCAGGTGATGCTGGAGGCGCAGTTCCTCAACCCGCAGGCACCGGATCATATCCTGCGTGAGTTGGAGCGGAGTCTGTTGCGTGCGGAGCTCACCCAGCGCGAGGCGGAGCTGTGGCTCACGGCCTTCAAGCACCTGGGACGAGCGATGGGCGGGAGCAAGGGCACTCCCGGGAAGGGAGCGCCCTCGCGAGGTACCGACCCGAACGGCTAG
- a CDS encoding vegetative protein — translation MAEAQKTTLKHWPRVAKGGGKKACSVEGCKRPYRAKSYCFFHFKKWRQGELPHSRYRTCSKPDCRAKTSKAGLCEKHYGEVYKKAEAA, via the coding sequence ATGGCTGAAGCACAGAAGACGACCCTCAAGCACTGGCCGCGCGTGGCCAAGGGCGGTGGCAAGAAGGCCTGCAGCGTCGAGGGCTGCAAGCGTCCCTACCGCGCCAAGAGCTACTGCTTCTTCCACTTCAAGAAGTGGCGGCAGGGCGAGCTCCCGCACTCCCGTTACCGCACCTGCTCCAAGCCGGACTGCCGCGCCAAGACGTCCAAGGCCGGCCTGTGCGAGAAGCACTACGGCGAGGTCTACAAGAAGGCCGAGGCGGCCTAG
- a CDS encoding S1C family serine protease, giving the protein MIGGRWWGSVSLATLLCTLGAPAWGARHGGEQPDRLWVEAAQRSVREQRSALSQVAQASLPAVVSITTRQASTGADMEGEAQKGIGSGLIIHPDGYILTSAHVIEGAEDITISVLSERGYPEEYPAEVVGEDERTDFALLKIKAPRKLPVLKLSSASRVEVGDFVVVIGNPFGLTHSVTAGVVSAKGRTDVTPNGRDGDFDYMQVDASINPGNSGGPVLDVHGDVVAIANAVNVAGQGIGFAIPVDIAKAVLPHLRKYGRVRRGWMGVSVQDCSPDVIEAYGLTNPRGVVVSEVMDGGPASRAGLQVGDVIEGLDSARVDRAHKLRWQVASRGVGRNVVLRVRRGDRPLKLKVKLEDIPGDTEPVAPTLAGPAPAAHPDGEPATGGSGLPGEADGQAPGRSAPSP; this is encoded by the coding sequence ATGATCGGTGGACGGTGGTGGGGGAGTGTCTCGCTGGCAACGCTGCTGTGCACACTGGGCGCACCGGCGTGGGGCGCCCGGCATGGGGGAGAGCAGCCAGACCGGCTGTGGGTGGAGGCGGCGCAGCGCTCCGTGCGCGAGCAGCGTTCCGCCCTCAGTCAGGTGGCCCAGGCGTCCCTGCCCGCGGTGGTGTCCATCACCACACGTCAGGCGAGCACCGGCGCCGACATGGAGGGCGAGGCCCAGAAGGGCATCGGCTCGGGCCTCATCATCCATCCGGACGGTTACATCCTCACCAGCGCCCACGTCATCGAGGGCGCGGAGGACATCACCATCTCCGTGCTCTCCGAGCGCGGCTACCCGGAGGAGTACCCCGCCGAGGTGGTGGGCGAGGACGAGCGCACGGACTTCGCGCTGCTGAAGATCAAGGCCCCTCGGAAGTTGCCCGTGCTGAAGCTGTCCTCGGCCTCGCGGGTGGAGGTGGGGGACTTCGTGGTGGTGATCGGCAATCCGTTCGGATTGACGCACTCGGTGACGGCGGGCGTGGTGAGCGCCAAGGGCCGCACGGACGTGACGCCCAACGGGCGCGACGGCGACTTCGACTACATGCAGGTGGACGCCTCCATCAACCCGGGCAACTCGGGCGGGCCGGTGCTGGACGTGCACGGGGACGTGGTGGCCATCGCCAACGCCGTCAACGTGGCGGGCCAGGGCATCGGCTTCGCCATCCCGGTGGACATCGCCAAGGCGGTGCTGCCGCACCTGAGGAAGTACGGGCGCGTGCGGCGCGGGTGGATGGGAGTGTCCGTGCAGGACTGCTCCCCCGACGTCATCGAGGCCTATGGGCTGACGAACCCCAGGGGCGTGGTGGTGTCGGAGGTGATGGACGGCGGCCCCGCCTCGCGCGCCGGACTGCAGGTGGGGGACGTCATCGAGGGCCTGGACTCCGCCCGGGTGGATCGTGCCCACAAGCTGCGCTGGCAGGTGGCTTCCCGGGGAGTGGGCCGCAACGTGGTGCTCCGCGTCCGGCGCGGAGATCGGCCCCTGAAGCTGAAGGTCAAGCTCGAGGACATCCCCGGTGATACGGAGCCCGTCGCGCCCACCCTGGCGGGTCCCGCTCCGGCGGCCCACCCGGACGGAGAGCCCGCCACGGGAGGCAGCGGCCTTCCAGGGGAGGCGGACGGACAGGCGCCCGGCAGGAGCGCCCCCTCTCCTTGA
- a CDS encoding CFI-box-CTERM domain-containing protein, translated as MQPDELFQAARQRAESMSLPRAQEAQEQLRAQALALFARIPEPPVYHRAEDPARKAAESLLPELEKVLALGLAVERDAGRWEATERILAALRAHGEALCHTADGRLVRAEEAWRRALELERAAHPTRALGTKETVAPPVYDRTSGASRYDPRQESVAQVKLICPNTGCKRINDFGYVPGPGTRRYVCPACNTPFLAYFGELRGLEIEHRSSSKRFFFTVDEVRGSGSSRIEFEEASGEEFPVARRDLLVFLYTEARELKAVVNLTNNRLMWISPASSCFVVTAAFGEGAPELVAFREFRDEVLRRHGWGREFIRVYYRYGPGVARWVVERPGVRREVRRVLKQVHRVLKTTRSGST; from the coding sequence TTGCAGCCCGACGAGCTCTTCCAGGCCGCCCGGCAGAGGGCGGAGTCGATGTCCCTTCCGCGAGCGCAGGAGGCGCAGGAGCAGTTGCGCGCCCAGGCGCTGGCGCTGTTCGCCCGGATTCCGGAGCCGCCCGTGTACCACCGGGCGGAGGATCCGGCGCGCAAGGCGGCGGAGTCGCTGCTGCCGGAGCTGGAGAAGGTGCTGGCCCTGGGGCTGGCGGTGGAGCGGGACGCGGGGCGGTGGGAGGCCACGGAGCGCATCCTCGCGGCGCTGCGGGCGCATGGCGAGGCGCTGTGCCATACGGCGGACGGGCGGCTGGTGCGGGCGGAGGAGGCGTGGCGGCGGGCGCTGGAGCTGGAGCGCGCGGCGCATCCCACGCGGGCGCTCGGAACGAAGGAGACGGTGGCCCCGCCGGTGTATGATCGGACGTCGGGGGCCTCGCGGTACGACCCGAGGCAGGAATCAGTGGCGCAGGTGAAGCTCATCTGCCCCAACACGGGCTGCAAGCGCATCAACGACTTCGGGTACGTGCCGGGGCCGGGGACGCGCCGCTACGTCTGTCCGGCCTGCAACACGCCCTTCCTGGCGTACTTCGGCGAGCTGCGCGGGCTGGAGATCGAGCACAGGAGCAGCTCCAAGCGCTTCTTCTTCACGGTGGACGAGGTGCGGGGCTCGGGCAGCTCGCGCATCGAGTTCGAGGAGGCGAGTGGCGAGGAGTTCCCGGTGGCACGAAGGGATCTGCTGGTCTTCCTGTACACCGAGGCGCGCGAGCTGAAGGCGGTGGTGAACCTGACGAACAACCGGCTGATGTGGATTTCGCCGGCCAGCTCGTGCTTCGTGGTGACGGCGGCGTTCGGAGAGGGCGCGCCGGAGCTGGTGGCGTTCCGGGAGTTCCGGGACGAGGTGCTGCGCCGCCACGGGTGGGGACGGGAATTCATCCGGGTCTACTATCGGTATGGGCCAGGGGTTGCGCGGTGGGTGGTGGAGAGGCCGGGGGTGAGGCGGGAAGTCCGGCGGGTGCTGAAGCAGGTGCACCGGGTGTTGAAGACGACGAGGAGCGGAAGCACGTGA
- a CDS encoding TlpA family protein disulfide reductase — protein sequence MTEQRNTDAGQQSGAGQEGAGQPPARHGWSKVLLVVTGLLGMAGLGYLGVQEAMRQRLASDGMAAPPVKMEKYEGGTLSLADLKGKVVMLDFWATWCPPCQAEMPSLIKLAKEYEGKGLVFVAASRDEMPDAPLFVQEFVVSRMPELGQYVVYAPDEVAAVFQVTALPTLYFLDREGRVVDAQRGMLTEDALRRRIERALEL from the coding sequence GTGACGGAGCAGCGGAACACGGACGCCGGGCAGCAGTCGGGAGCGGGGCAGGAGGGCGCGGGGCAGCCGCCGGCGCGCCATGGGTGGAGCAAGGTGTTGCTGGTGGTGACGGGCCTGCTGGGTATGGCGGGCCTGGGGTACCTGGGCGTGCAGGAGGCGATGCGGCAGCGGCTGGCCTCGGACGGGATGGCGGCGCCCCCGGTGAAGATGGAGAAGTACGAGGGGGGGACGCTGTCGCTGGCGGACCTCAAGGGCAAGGTGGTGATGCTGGACTTCTGGGCGACGTGGTGCCCGCCGTGCCAGGCGGAGATGCCCTCGCTCATCAAGCTGGCGAAGGAGTACGAGGGGAAGGGCCTGGTGTTCGTGGCGGCGAGCCGTGACGAGATGCCGGACGCGCCCCTGTTCGTGCAGGAGTTCGTGGTGAGCCGCATGCCGGAGCTGGGGCAGTACGTGGTGTACGCCCCGGACGAGGTGGCGGCGGTGTTCCAGGTGACGGCGCTGCCGACGCTCTACTTCCTGGACCGGGAGGGCCGGGTGGTGGACGCGCAGCGGGGCATGCTGACGGAGGACGCGCTGCGCCGGCGGATCGAGCGCGCCCTCGAGCTCTGA
- the omp85 gene encoding Omp85 family outer membrane protein yields MYPIRTTWAVVLTAVLTWAPAWAEEPPHEAIEPPVAGVTPPPTETPRTGWRVMGLPLVSFNSDEGFGYGARLMLVDAGDGTQLPYRHSVVAQFFQTTNGVAQHRLILDSPRFLSSEWRLGINLGLLNDRFSPYFGLGGTAAYEPAFAGCEDREALKSDPNACPGNPDFRGLRYYSFDQRTLPSLVLNARRPLSGPWQVALGYRFRITSVRTRYGTEELGQARDSRLVEDARAGLISGLTGSEDGATTFRTAEVSASLLLDTRDNEPAPVRGMFHELALRGAATPTGSASSYWGVTANLRFYQPLFSERLVVAARLFLDVMGGDVPVFLLTSFGGVEWLEGWSGIGGMYTARGILKNRLQGQAKALANGEVRWKFLSVSPWRQHLDFTVVAFLDVGQAWTDLRLADGGDPRYGVGGGLRIAWENDFILRVDYGLSPRDGTTGFYLDFGHLF; encoded by the coding sequence ATGTATCCGATCCGGACGACGTGGGCAGTGGTGCTGACCGCCGTGCTGACCTGGGCCCCGGCGTGGGCCGAGGAGCCTCCACACGAGGCCATCGAGCCCCCCGTGGCCGGAGTGACGCCACCTCCCACCGAAACGCCTCGGACGGGATGGCGCGTGATGGGCCTTCCGCTGGTCAGCTTCAACAGCGACGAGGGCTTCGGCTATGGCGCGCGGCTCATGTTGGTGGACGCGGGCGATGGCACCCAGCTGCCCTACCGGCATTCCGTGGTGGCTCAGTTCTTCCAGACGACGAACGGGGTGGCCCAGCACCGCCTCATCCTGGATTCGCCCCGCTTCCTCTCATCGGAGTGGCGCCTGGGCATCAACCTGGGCCTGCTCAACGACCGCTTCTCGCCCTACTTCGGGCTGGGAGGCACCGCGGCTTATGAGCCGGCGTTCGCCGGGTGCGAGGATCGCGAGGCGCTGAAGTCGGACCCGAATGCCTGTCCGGGCAACCCGGACTTCCGAGGCCTGCGCTACTACAGCTTCGATCAGCGCACCCTCCCGAGCCTGGTGCTGAACGCGCGCCGGCCGCTGAGCGGACCCTGGCAGGTGGCGCTGGGCTATCGCTTCCGCATCACCTCGGTGCGCACGCGTTACGGAACGGAAGAGCTGGGACAGGCGAGGGACTCGCGGCTGGTGGAGGATGCCCGGGCGGGGTTGATCTCGGGGCTGACTGGGAGCGAGGACGGGGCGACCACCTTCCGCACGGCGGAGGTATCGGCGAGCCTGCTGCTGGACACGCGCGACAACGAGCCTGCCCCAGTGCGCGGCATGTTCCACGAGCTCGCGCTGCGTGGAGCCGCCACCCCGACGGGAAGTGCCTCCAGCTACTGGGGGGTGACGGCCAACCTTCGCTTCTACCAACCGCTGTTCAGCGAGCGGCTCGTGGTGGCCGCCCGGCTCTTCCTCGATGTGATGGGCGGAGACGTGCCTGTCTTCCTGCTCACCTCGTTCGGCGGCGTGGAGTGGCTCGAGGGCTGGAGCGGCATCGGCGGCATGTACACCGCACGCGGCATCCTGAAGAACCGGCTACAGGGGCAGGCGAAGGCGCTGGCCAACGGCGAGGTGCGGTGGAAGTTCCTCTCGGTGTCCCCATGGCGGCAGCACCTGGACTTCACCGTCGTCGCCTTCCTCGACGTGGGACAGGCCTGGACGGACCTCCGCCTCGCGGATGGGGGCGATCCACGCTACGGCGTCGGTGGCGGGCTGCGCATCGCCTGGGAGAACGACTTCATCCTCCGCGTCGACTACGGCCTCAGCCCTCGTGACGGCACCACGGGCTTCTACCTGGACTTCGGCCACCTGTTCTGA
- a CDS encoding pyridoxal phosphate-dependent decarboxylase family protein → MSKSPRLSSQGLSHQDVLARMREMRTEDAHWKEGRTWSLVYNAGEDVRRVAAEAYTEFMSENGLSPLAFPSLRRFESEVLAIAAELFHGDTATGTMTSGGTESILMAVKTARDFALAERGISEPEMVMPASVHPAFQKAAHYFGVKPINVPVGPDFRADMAAMRAAINPRTALVVGSAPSYPQGVIDPISELAALAQEKGVFFHVDACLGGFLLPFAKRLGYDIPDFDFAVPGVTSLSADLHKYGYAAKGASIVLYRTPELRRYQFFTYTGWSGGIYASPSMAGTRPGGAIAAAWAVLKYLGEEGYLRLARTVLDTAKVLREGIAAIPGLELLGKPSLSVFAFSSKTLDIYALGDAMEARGWKLDRQMRPPALHLMVTPAHAAVVEPFLADLRACAAHLASGEPAPDGSAAMYGMLGALPDPKEAEGFILQFMDSLYGNE, encoded by the coding sequence ATGTCGAAGAGCCCCCGCCTGTCTTCCCAGGGTCTGAGCCACCAGGACGTGCTCGCGAGGATGCGCGAGATGCGCACCGAGGATGCTCACTGGAAGGAGGGGCGTACGTGGAGCCTCGTCTACAACGCGGGCGAGGACGTGCGCCGCGTCGCCGCCGAGGCCTACACCGAGTTCATGTCCGAAAACGGCCTCAGCCCGCTGGCCTTCCCCAGCCTGAGGCGCTTCGAGTCCGAGGTGCTCGCCATCGCGGCGGAGCTCTTCCATGGCGACACCGCCACCGGCACGATGACGTCCGGAGGCACCGAGTCCATCCTCATGGCCGTCAAGACGGCCCGCGACTTCGCCCTCGCCGAGCGTGGCATCTCCGAGCCGGAGATGGTGATGCCCGCCTCCGTCCACCCCGCCTTCCAGAAGGCCGCCCACTACTTCGGGGTGAAGCCCATCAACGTCCCCGTGGGGCCGGACTTCCGCGCGGACATGGCGGCCATGCGCGCCGCCATCAATCCACGCACGGCGCTCGTCGTCGGCTCGGCGCCCTCATACCCGCAGGGAGTCATCGACCCCATCTCCGAGCTCGCCGCCCTGGCCCAGGAGAAGGGCGTCTTCTTCCACGTGGATGCCTGCCTCGGTGGGTTCCTCCTGCCCTTCGCGAAGCGGCTCGGTTACGACATCCCCGACTTCGACTTCGCCGTGCCCGGCGTCACCAGCCTCTCGGCGGACCTGCACAAGTACGGCTACGCCGCCAAGGGCGCCTCCATCGTCCTCTACCGCACGCCCGAGCTGCGCCGGTACCAGTTCTTCACCTATACGGGCTGGAGCGGCGGCATCTACGCCTCGCCCTCCATGGCGGGCACCCGTCCCGGTGGGGCCATCGCCGCGGCCTGGGCCGTCCTCAAGTACCTCGGCGAGGAGGGTTATCTGCGGCTGGCCCGCACCGTGCTCGACACCGCGAAGGTGCTGCGCGAAGGCATCGCCGCCATCCCCGGGCTCGAGCTCCTGGGCAAGCCGTCGCTCAGCGTCTTCGCCTTCTCCTCGAAGACCCTGGACATCTACGCGCTCGGCGATGCCATGGAGGCACGCGGCTGGAAGCTGGATCGCCAGATGAGGCCCCCCGCGCTGCACCTGATGGTGACGCCCGCCCACGCCGCGGTGGTGGAGCCCTTCCTCGCGGATCTGCGCGCGTGTGCCGCCCACCTCGCCTCCGGTGAGCCCGCCCCGGACGGAAGCGCCGCCATGTACGGCATGCTCGGCGCCCTCCCCGATCCCAAGGAGGCCGAGGGCTTCATCCTCCAGTTCATGGACTCCCTGTACGGAAACGAGTGA
- a CDS encoding OmpA family protein gives MCLLLAGAAASAQPDAFTRGFDAVPLKATPAQKSGIALEGASPEPAGSFRGALLFDYNHGILALKLGDEKLGDLIPYRLDAHALFAWQLHRRLEIAADVPFTLVQGDRFQLLRDALAAPDFPGAAGVSAQGFGDVRLQPRVFLLLPEEFPVGVALSAEVRLPSGDGDSFLGERGVLFAPRLAVERAFGPVRVLGNLGLRLRSAPGQYLNLYVGNEVTFGGGAVVDLPNIGRLTDVQAIAEMHLATPTTAPFNFSQADSLKTPWEVLGGVRARIFGGWGLELDVGRGVTLGSGYGREALRVMLALRYDETFLDSDGDGVRDSLDKCPTEAEDSDGFMDSDGCPEPDNDGDGVVDGEDQCPNSAGDKSQGGCGDSDGDGVPDGQDLCPDQPGPAGYDGCPDSDGDEVPDNVDKCPDQSGAAEADGCPIDNPPLVVIESDRIRIKGNILFETGSATIQKQSLKLLDEVAIVLERNPELGPVLIEGHTDNVGSEALNLNLSQRRAQSVLDYLVSKNIEAHRLRAKGFGESRPIATNATSLGRAKNRRVDFRLIKSEIETPARTVPAEKPAEKKGAGDNKGTGVNKGGAGKQ, from the coding sequence ATGTGCCTGCTGCTGGCCGGCGCCGCTGCGTCAGCACAGCCGGACGCCTTCACGCGCGGCTTCGACGCCGTGCCCCTGAAGGCCACCCCCGCCCAGAAGAGCGGCATCGCCCTCGAGGGCGCCTCGCCGGAGCCCGCTGGGAGTTTCCGGGGCGCCCTGCTCTTCGACTACAACCACGGCATCCTCGCCCTCAAGCTCGGTGACGAGAAGCTGGGTGACCTCATCCCCTACCGGCTCGACGCCCACGCGCTCTTCGCCTGGCAGCTGCACCGCCGGCTGGAGATCGCCGCGGACGTGCCCTTCACCCTCGTGCAGGGGGACCGGTTCCAGTTGCTGCGTGATGCGCTCGCGGCCCCCGACTTCCCCGGCGCCGCCGGCGTGAGCGCCCAGGGCTTCGGCGACGTGCGGCTCCAGCCCCGCGTCTTCCTCCTGCTGCCCGAGGAATTCCCCGTGGGCGTCGCGCTCTCCGCGGAGGTGCGCCTGCCCAGTGGGGACGGTGACAGCTTCCTCGGTGAGCGGGGTGTACTCTTCGCTCCGCGGCTCGCCGTGGAGCGCGCCTTCGGCCCGGTGCGCGTGCTCGGCAACCTGGGCCTGCGCCTGCGCTCCGCGCCCGGCCAGTACCTCAACCTCTACGTGGGCAACGAGGTGACCTTCGGTGGCGGCGCGGTGGTGGACCTGCCCAACATCGGCCGCCTCACCGACGTGCAGGCCATCGCGGAAATGCACCTGGCCACGCCCACCACCGCCCCCTTCAACTTCAGCCAGGCCGACTCCCTCAAGACGCCCTGGGAGGTGCTCGGTGGCGTGCGTGCCCGCATCTTCGGGGGCTGGGGCCTGGAGCTGGACGTGGGCCGGGGCGTGACGCTCGGCAGCGGCTATGGCCGCGAGGCGCTGCGCGTCATGCTCGCCCTGCGCTACGACGAGACGTTCCTCGACTCGGATGGCGATGGTGTCCGCGACTCGCTCGACAAGTGCCCCACCGAGGCCGAGGACTCGGACGGCTTCATGGACTCCGACGGCTGCCCCGAGCCGGACAACGACGGAGATGGTGTCGTCGACGGCGAGGACCAGTGCCCGAACTCCGCTGGCGACAAGTCCCAGGGTGGCTGCGGTGATTCCGACGGCGACGGCGTGCCCGATGGCCAGGACCTGTGCCCCGACCAGCCCGGTCCCGCGGGTTATGACGGCTGCCCGGATAGCGACGGCGACGAGGTGCCCGACAACGTCGACAAGTGCCCCGACCAGTCCGGCGCCGCCGAGGCCGATGGCTGCCCCATCGACAACCCACCGCTCGTGGTCATCGAGTCCGACCGCATCCGCATCAAGGGCAACATCCTCTTCGAGACCGGCTCCGCGACCATCCAGAAGCAGTCCCTCAAGCTGCTCGACGAGGTGGCCATCGTGCTCGAGCGCAACCCCGAGCTCGGGCCCGTCCTCATCGAGGGTCACACCGACAACGTCGGCTCCGAAGCGCTCAACCTCAACCTGTCCCAGCGGCGGGCCCAGTCCGTGTTGGACTACCTCGTCTCCAAGAACATCGAGGCCCACCGTCTGCGCGCCAAGGGCTTCGGTGAGTCCAGGCCCATCGCGACCAACGCCACCTCGCTCGGACGCGCCAAGAACCGCCGCGTCGACTTCCGCCTCATCAAGTCCGAGATCGAGACGCCCGCGCGCACCGTGCCGGCGGAGAAGCCAGCGGAGAAGAAGGGCGCGGGCGACAACAAGGGCACCGGCGTCAACAAGGGCGGCGCCGGAAAGCAGTGA